One window of the Mycobacterium haemophilum DSM 44634 genome contains the following:
- a CDS encoding bifunctional ADP-dependent NAD(P)H-hydrate dehydratase/NAD(P)H-hydrate epimerase, translating to MRHYYSVAAIRDAEAPLLASLPDGVLMKRAAYGLANVIIRELAARTGGVTGRRVCAVVGSGDNGGDALWAATFLRRRGAAADAVLLNPDRTHRKALAAFRKAGGRVLENTENVSAATDLVIDGVVGISGSGPLRPAAAEVFATVAAAGIPVVAVDIPSGIDVVTGAISGPAVHAALTVTFGGLKPVHALADCGDVTLVDIGLDLPDTDILGLQAADVAARWPVPGARDDKYTQGVTGVLAGSSTYPGAAVLCTGAAVAATSGMVRYAGSADTQVLAAWPEVIASPTPAAAGRVQSWVVGPGLGTSDAEAAAALWFALDTDLPVLVDADGLTMLAAHPDLVTKRAERGVPTVLTPHAGEFARLAGTPPGDDRVGACRKLADAFGATVLLKGNVTVIADPGGPVYLNPAGQSWAATAGSGDVLSGMIGALLAAGLPAAEAAAAAAFVHTRAAALSAADPGPGDAPTSASRMVRHIRAALAAL from the coding sequence GCGCGCGGCCTACGGGTTGGCCAACGTGATCATCCGTGAGCTGGCCGCCCGCACCGGCGGGGTTACCGGCCGCCGGGTATGCGCGGTCGTCGGCTCGGGCGACAACGGCGGCGATGCCTTGTGGGCGGCGACCTTCCTGCGCCGCCGCGGCGCGGCGGCCGACGCGGTGCTGCTCAACCCGGACCGCACCCATCGCAAGGCGCTGGCGGCGTTCCGGAAAGCTGGTGGGCGTGTCTTGGAAAACACGGAAAATGTATCGGCAGCAACCGATCTCGTTATCGACGGAGTGGTGGGCATCTCCGGCTCGGGGCCGCTGCGACCGGCGGCCGCCGAGGTGTTTGCGACTGTCGCGGCCGCGGGGATCCCGGTAGTCGCCGTCGACATCCCCAGCGGCATTGACGTGGTGACCGGCGCAATCAGCGGCCCCGCTGTGCACGCCGCGCTGACCGTCACCTTTGGCGGGCTCAAGCCCGTGCACGCGCTCGCCGACTGCGGCGACGTCACGTTGGTTGATATCGGGCTCGACCTGCCGGACACCGACATCCTGGGCTTGCAGGCCGCCGACGTGGCCGCGCGCTGGCCGGTGCCCGGCGCCCGCGACGACAAATACACCCAAGGCGTGACCGGTGTGCTGGCCGGCTCGTCGACCTATCCGGGTGCGGCCGTGCTGTGCACCGGTGCGGCGGTCGCGGCCACCTCCGGCATGGTCCGCTACGCCGGCAGCGCGGATACCCAGGTGCTCGCGGCGTGGCCTGAGGTGATCGCGTCGCCCACCCCGGCGGCGGCCGGGCGGGTGCAATCCTGGGTCGTCGGGCCGGGGCTGGGCACCTCGGATGCTGAAGCCGCCGCGGCGCTGTGGTTTGCGTTGGACACCGACTTGCCGGTGCTCGTCGATGCCGATGGACTGACCATGCTGGCTGCCCACCCCGACCTGGTGACCAAGCGCGCTGAAAGGGGAGTGCCGACGGTGCTGACCCCGCACGCCGGCGAATTCGCCCGACTGGCCGGGACCCCTCCGGGCGATGACCGGGTCGGCGCGTGCCGCAAGCTAGCCGACGCGTTCGGTGCCACCGTGCTACTGAAGGGCAACGTCACCGTCATCGCCGACCCCGGCGGCCCGGTGTATCTGAATCCGGCCGGCCAGTCCTGGGCGGCTACCGCCGGGTCTGGTGACGTGCTGTCCGGCATGATCGGTGCGCTGCTGGCCGCGGGGCTGCCGGCGGCCGAGGCCGCCGCCGCCGCCGCCTTCGTACATACGCGCGCGGCAGCGCTGTCGGCCGCTGACCCAGGGCCTGGTGACGCGCCGACGTCGGCGTCCCGCATGGTGCGGCACATCCGAGCCGCCCTGGCGGCCTTATAG
- a CDS encoding glutamate decarboxylase, which yields MSRSHPSVPAHSIAPAYTGRMFTAPVPALRLPEESMDPEAAYRFIHDELMLDGSSRLNLATFVTTWMDPEAGKLMAETFDKNMIDKDEYPATAAIEQRCVCMVADLFHAEGLSDDDPSSACGVSTIGSSEAVMLGGLAMKWRWRQKVGSGKVGAWQHRTPNLVMGSNVQVVWEKFCRYFDVEPRYLPMEEGRYVITPEQVIEAVDEDTIGVVAILGTTYTGELEPIAEICAALDKLAADSGLDVPVHVDAASGGFVVPFLHPELKWDFRLPRVVSINVSGHKYGLTYPGVGFVVWRSNEYLPEDLVFRVNYLGGDMPTVTLNFSRPGNQVVGQYYNFLRLGRDGYRKVMQALSLTARWLGQQLRDGDHCELISDGSAIPVVSFRLARDRGYTEFDLSHELRTFGWQVPAYTMPDNATHISVLRIVVREGLSADLARALHDDARTALTSLDKLKPGGHYRAEHFAH from the coding sequence GTGTCTCGCAGTCACCCGTCTGTCCCCGCGCACTCGATCGCTCCTGCCTACACCGGCCGCATGTTCACGGCGCCGGTACCCGCCCTGCGGCTGCCCGAAGAATCGATGGATCCGGAGGCGGCGTACCGCTTTATCCACGACGAGCTGATGCTTGACGGCAGTTCCCGGCTCAACCTGGCCACTTTTGTCACCACCTGGATGGATCCCGAGGCCGGGAAACTGATGGCCGAGACGTTCGACAAAAACATGATCGACAAGGACGAATACCCAGCGACCGCGGCCATCGAGCAGCGCTGCGTCTGCATGGTGGCCGACCTCTTTCACGCCGAGGGGCTCAGCGACGACGACCCGTCCAGCGCCTGCGGGGTGTCCACTATCGGCTCCAGCGAGGCGGTGATGCTGGGCGGCCTGGCCATGAAATGGCGCTGGCGGCAAAAGGTTGGTTCCGGAAAAGTGGGGGCCTGGCAGCATCGCACCCCCAATCTGGTGATGGGCTCCAACGTCCAGGTGGTCTGGGAGAAGTTCTGTCGTTACTTCGATGTCGAGCCCCGCTATCTGCCGATGGAGGAAGGGCGCTACGTCATCACCCCCGAGCAGGTCATCGAGGCCGTCGACGAGGACACCATCGGTGTGGTGGCCATCCTGGGCACCACCTACACCGGTGAACTCGAACCCATCGCGGAGATCTGCGCGGCGCTGGACAAGCTGGCAGCCGACAGTGGCTTGGACGTTCCGGTGCACGTCGACGCCGCTAGCGGGGGCTTCGTGGTGCCGTTCTTGCACCCGGAGCTGAAGTGGGATTTCCGGTTGCCCCGAGTGGTGTCGATCAACGTCAGTGGCCACAAATATGGGCTCACCTACCCCGGTGTGGGATTTGTGGTCTGGCGCAGCAACGAATATTTGCCCGAAGACCTGGTCTTTCGGGTCAACTACCTGGGCGGCGATATGCCGACGGTCACATTGAACTTTTCCCGCCCGGGCAACCAGGTGGTCGGCCAGTACTACAACTTCCTACGGCTGGGCCGCGACGGCTACCGCAAAGTCATGCAGGCCTTGTCGCTGACGGCGCGGTGGCTGGGTCAGCAGCTACGCGACGGCGACCATTGTGAGCTGATCTCGGACGGGTCGGCCATCCCGGTGGTTAGCTTCCGGCTCGCCAGAGACCGCGGGTACACCGAGTTCGATCTCTCCCATGAGCTGCGGACCTTCGGTTGGCAGGTGCCGGCCTACACCATGCCCGACAACGCCACCCACATCTCGGTGCTGCGCATCGTGGTGCGCGAAGGGCTCTCGGCCGACCTGGCCCGCGCGCTGCACGACGACGCCCGCACCGCGTTGACCTCCCTGGACAAGCTCAAGCCCGGCGGACACTATCGCGCCGAGCACTTCGCGCACTGA
- the alr gene encoding alanine racemase yields the protein MAVTPISLRPGVLAEAVVDLGAIDHNVRVLREHAGSAQLMVVLKADAYGHGATQVALAALAAGAAELGVATVDEALALRADGISAPVLAWLHPPGTDFGPALAADVQIAVSSVRQLDEVLDAVRRTGRTATVTVKADTGLNRNGVAPDQYPAMLTALQRAVAEDAVRLRGLMSHLAYADQPDNPSNDVQGRRFAALLAQARQQGVRFEVAHLSNSSATMSRPDLAYDLVRPGIAVYGLSPVPALGDMGLIPAMTVKCAVALVKSIRAGEGVSYGHAWIAQRDTNVALLPIGYADGVFRSLGGRLDVLINGKRRPGVGRICMDQFVVDLGPGPIDVAEGDEAILFGPGASGEPTAQDWADLLGTIHYEVVTSPRGRITRTYREAHTVDR from the coding sequence GTGGCTGTGACACCGATATCCCTGAGGCCGGGCGTGCTGGCCGAGGCTGTGGTGGACCTGGGAGCTATTGACCACAACGTGCGAGTGCTGCGCGAGCACGCCGGCAGCGCACAGCTGATGGTTGTCCTTAAGGCCGACGCCTATGGCCATGGGGCCACTCAGGTCGCGCTCGCCGCCTTGGCGGCCGGTGCGGCCGAGCTGGGTGTGGCCACCGTCGACGAAGCGCTGGCATTGCGCGCGGACGGCATCAGCGCACCGGTGCTGGCCTGGCTGCATCCACCCGGGACCGACTTCGGGCCTGCGCTGGCCGCCGACGTGCAGATCGCGGTGTCTTCGGTGCGCCAGCTCGACGAGGTGCTGGATGCGGTGCGTCGGACCGGCCGTACGGCGACGGTGACCGTCAAGGCCGACACCGGGCTGAACCGCAACGGCGTCGCGCCCGACCAATACCCGGCGATGCTGACCGCGTTGCAGCGGGCTGTCGCCGAGGACGCCGTCCGGCTGCGCGGGTTGATGTCGCATCTGGCTTACGCTGACCAGCCCGACAATCCCAGCAATGACGTTCAGGGCAGGCGGTTCGCCGCCTTGCTCGCCCAGGCGCGCCAGCAGGGGGTGCGGTTCGAGGTGGCGCACCTGTCGAATTCATCGGCCACGATGTCTCGTCCCGACCTGGCCTACGACCTGGTCCGGCCCGGCATCGCGGTGTACGGCCTGAGTCCGGTGCCTGCTCTCGGTGATATGGGACTAATACCCGCGATGACGGTGAAATGCGCTGTCGCGCTGGTGAAGTCGATTCGCGCTGGCGAGGGCGTGTCGTACGGACACGCTTGGATTGCGCAGCGTGACACCAATGTAGCGCTGCTGCCGATCGGATACGCGGATGGCGTGTTCCGGTCGCTGGGCGGGCGGCTGGACGTGCTGATCAACGGCAAGCGTCGGCCTGGCGTCGGACGGATCTGTATGGACCAGTTCGTCGTCGACCTGGGCCCGGGGCCGATCGATGTAGCCGAAGGCGACGAGGCCATCTTGTTCGGACCCGGCGCCAGCGGCGAACCCACCGCGCAAGATTGGGCCGATCTGCTTGGCACCATCCACTATGAAGTGGTCACCAGTCCACGCGGGCGGATCACCAGAACGTACCGCGAGGCTCACACCGTTGACAGGTGA
- a CDS encoding alpha/beta fold hydrolase produces MTGDQTRRRRNGRAWLAGGAGLTAVAAIVGASARRSISERATAREDPYVDEDFERFDDDRRYLVTTPDGVALAVREAGPVDAPVTMVFAHGFCLHMGAFHFQRTRLGERWGPRVRMVFYDHRGHGQSSEAAPATYTLTQLGQDLHTVLQTVAPHGVIVLVGHSMGGMAVLSHARQFPEQYGRRIVGAALISAAAEGVTRSPLGEILKNPALESVRLTARSAPKLMHRGRVASRSLIGPILRAASYSDLRVSRSLDAFSQQMMTDTPIATLVGFLRALETHDETAGLWPLLRIPTLIACGDHDLLTPDECSQKMAASLPLSELVIVTGASHLALLDKPDAINDGLVRLVDRAIPGKTALRFRRFRERLQRHG; encoded by the coding sequence TTGACAGGTGACCAAACCCGTAGGCGTCGGAACGGCCGGGCTTGGCTTGCGGGCGGCGCCGGGCTGACCGCGGTCGCCGCCATCGTCGGAGCCTCGGCGCGCCGATCGATATCTGAACGCGCCACTGCCCGCGAAGATCCTTATGTCGATGAGGATTTCGAGAGGTTCGACGATGACCGTCGCTATCTGGTGACCACTCCCGACGGAGTGGCGCTGGCGGTGCGCGAGGCCGGACCGGTGGACGCGCCGGTGACCATGGTCTTCGCCCATGGCTTCTGTTTGCATATGGGCGCCTTCCACTTTCAGCGGACGCGGCTCGGCGAGCGATGGGGACCACGGGTGCGCATGGTCTTCTATGATCACCGCGGGCACGGCCAGTCCAGCGAAGCCGCGCCCGCGACCTACACGCTGACCCAACTGGGCCAGGACCTGCACACGGTGCTGCAGACGGTGGCGCCGCACGGGGTGATCGTGTTGGTCGGCCATTCGATGGGCGGCATGGCGGTGTTGTCGCATGCTCGGCAGTTCCCCGAGCAGTACGGGCGCCGGATTGTCGGCGCCGCCTTGATTTCCGCTGCTGCAGAGGGGGTAACGCGATCCCCGCTGGGCGAGATCCTGAAAAACCCTGCGCTGGAATCGGTTCGGCTCACTGCCCGGTCGGCGCCCAAGCTAATGCACCGCGGCCGCGTCGCGTCACGATCATTGATTGGTCCGATTCTGCGGGCCGCGTCCTACAGCGATCTGCGGGTCAGTCGCAGCCTAGACGCGTTCTCCCAGCAGATGATGACCGACACCCCGATCGCCACCCTGGTGGGTTTTCTGCGGGCCCTGGAAACCCACGACGAAACCGCTGGCCTGTGGCCGTTGCTGCGGATCCCGACCCTGATCGCCTGCGGTGACCACGACCTGCTGACCCCGGACGAGTGCTCTCAGAAGATGGCGGCCTCGTTGCCGCTGTCGGAGCTGGTCATTGTCACTGGGGCCAGTCATTTAGCGCTGCTGGACAAGCCCGATGCCATCAACGACGGGCTGGTCCGGCTGGTTGACCGGGCTATTCCGGGCAAGACGGCGTTGCGGTTCCGGCGATTCCGGGAACGGTTGCAGCGCCATGGTTGA
- the tsaE gene encoding tRNA (adenosine(37)-N6)-threonylcarbamoyltransferase complex ATPase subunit type 1 TsaE, with protein MVEHDGGDPLRPASPRLRSPQHSLGSGTAICERVEDTVALGSRLGEQLRAGDVVVLSGPLGAGKTVLAKGIATAMDVDGPVTSPTYVLARVHPPRRPGTPAMIHVDVYRLLDHRAADLLGELDSLDLDTDLAEAVVVVEWGAGLAERLAARHLDIRLERVSHSDVRIATWQWGP; from the coding sequence ATGGTTGAGCACGATGGCGGCGACCCGCTGCGCCCGGCTTCGCCGCGCTTGCGATCGCCGCAACACAGCTTGGGATCAGGAACAGCCATCTGCGAACGCGTCGAGGACACCGTTGCGCTGGGGTCCCGGCTGGGGGAACAGTTACGCGCGGGTGATGTGGTGGTGCTTTCCGGTCCGCTGGGTGCCGGAAAAACGGTGCTGGCCAAGGGCATTGCCACGGCGATGGATGTCGACGGTCCGGTCACCTCGCCGACCTACGTGTTGGCGCGGGTGCACCCGCCGCGACGGCCCGGCACCCCGGCGATGATTCACGTCGATGTCTACCGGCTGTTGGACCACCGCGCTGCCGATTTGCTGGGTGAGCTTGACTCGCTGGATCTTGACACCGATCTTGCCGAAGCGGTGGTGGTGGTGGAGTGGGGTGCGGGCCTGGCCGAACGTCTGGCCGCGCGACACCTCGACATCCGTCTGGAACGGGTCAGCCACTCCGACGTGCGGATCGCGACCTGGCAGTGGGGCCCATGA
- the tsaB gene encoding tRNA (adenosine(37)-N6)-threonylcarbamoyltransferase complex dimerization subunit type 1 TsaB — MSRILALDTSTPAVTAGIVRLDGSECAVLAERVTVDARAHAERLTPNVLAALADAELAMRELDAVVVGCGPGPFTGLRVGMATAAAYGHALGIPVHGVCSLDAIGVRTTGDTLVVTDARRREVYWARYRDGVRTGRPAVNAPADVDPGAARAVAGSPEHAALFDLPRCEPVYPTPAGLVRAVTMRAGTAGGGAALPASAVPDWSVSPTPLVALYLRRPDAKPLARAGDDAERSDGKERRQ, encoded by the coding sequence ATGAGCCGCATCTTGGCCTTGGATACCTCCACCCCGGCGGTGACGGCCGGAATCGTGCGCCTTGACGGCTCAGAATGCGCGGTGCTGGCCGAGCGGGTCACGGTCGACGCCCGGGCGCACGCCGAACGGCTGACTCCCAACGTGCTGGCGGCGCTCGCCGATGCCGAGTTGGCGATGCGCGAGCTCGATGCCGTGGTGGTGGGCTGCGGTCCCGGCCCGTTCACCGGTCTGCGCGTCGGTATGGCGACCGCCGCCGCCTACGGGCATGCGCTGGGTATCCCGGTGCATGGGGTGTGCAGTCTGGACGCCATTGGGGTGCGAACCACCGGTGACACGCTGGTGGTCACCGACGCGCGCCGCCGCGAGGTCTATTGGGCTCGCTATCGCGACGGAGTTCGCACCGGCCGACCCGCAGTTAATGCCCCGGCGGATGTCGATCCCGGGGCGGCGCGGGCGGTGGCTGGCTCGCCTGAGCACGCGGCGCTGTTTGACCTGCCGCGGTGCGAACCGGTCTACCCGACGCCGGCTGGGCTGGTGCGCGCGGTGACGATGCGGGCCGGGACGGCCGGGGGAGGAGCCGCGCTACCCGCCTCAGCGGTGCCCGACTGGTCGGTGTCACCGACCCCACTGGTGGCGTTGTATTTACGTCGACCGGATGCCAAGCCCTTGGCCCGCGCCGGCGACGATGCAGAGCGTAGCGATGGGAAGGAGCGGCGCCAATGA
- the rimI gene encoding ribosomal protein S18-alanine N-acetyltransferase, whose translation MTRAGEPITIGALTPADVDRCAELESQLFDGDDPWPAAAFDRELASSSNRYVGARAAGTLVGYAGITRLGRTPPFEYEVHTIAVDPAYQGRGIGRRLLGELLDFAGGGATYLEVRTDNEAAIALYRSVGFEQIRLRPRYYRASGADAYLMRRGAQ comes from the coding sequence ATGACCCGCGCCGGCGAGCCCATCACCATCGGTGCGCTGACGCCCGCCGACGTCGACCGGTGTGCCGAGCTGGAAAGCCAGCTCTTCGATGGCGACGACCCATGGCCGGCGGCAGCGTTCGACCGCGAACTGGCCAGCTCGTCCAACCGTTACGTGGGCGCACGCGCCGCCGGCACGCTCGTCGGTTATGCCGGCATCACCCGCTTGGGCCGCACCCCGCCGTTCGAGTACGAAGTGCACACCATCGCCGTGGACCCGGCATACCAGGGACGCGGCATCGGCCGTCGGCTGCTGGGCGAACTGCTGGACTTCGCCGGTGGCGGTGCGACCTACCTGGAGGTCCGCACCGACAACGAGGCCGCCATCGCGTTATATCGCAGTGTGGGATTCGAACAGATCAGGCTGCGCCCCCGCTATTACCGAGCCAGCGGCGCCGACGCCTACCTCATGCGGCGGGGAGCGCAATGA
- the tsaD gene encoding tRNA (adenosine(37)-N6)-threonylcarbamoyltransferase complex transferase subunit TsaD, with protein sequence MTVSAVPGTIILAIETSCDETGVGIARLDADGTVTLLADEVASSVDEHARFGGVVPEIASRAHLEALGPTMRRALAAAGLTGSARPDVVAATIGPGLAGALLVGVAAAKAYSAAWGVPFYAVNHLGGHLAADVYEHGPLPECVALLVSGGHTHLLHVRSLGAPIVELGSTVDDAAGEAYDKVARLLGLGYPGGKVLDDLARTCGREAAEIPVFPRGMTGPADDPNTFSFSGLKTAVARYVESHPDALTADVAAGFQEAVADVLTMKAVRAATRLGVSTLLIAGGVAANSRLRELAAQRCAAAGLTLRIPRPRLCTDNGAMIAAFAAQLLAAAAPPSPLDVPSDPGLPVVKGQVR encoded by the coding sequence ATGACGGTTTCTGCTGTGCCTGGCACGATCATCTTGGCCATCGAAACCTCGTGCGATGAAACCGGTGTCGGCATTGCCCGCCTCGATGCCGACGGCACCGTGACATTGTTGGCGGACGAGGTGGCTTCCAGCGTCGACGAGCACGCCCGATTCGGCGGCGTGGTGCCCGAGATTGCCTCACGGGCGCATCTTGAGGCGCTCGGTCCCACCATGCGCCGCGCGCTCGCGGCTGCGGGCCTGACCGGTTCGGCGCGGCCAGACGTTGTCGCCGCCACGATCGGGCCCGGGCTGGCCGGCGCTTTGTTGGTGGGAGTGGCTGCAGCCAAAGCGTATTCGGCTGCCTGGGGAGTGCCGTTCTACGCCGTGAACCACCTGGGCGGGCACTTGGCCGCCGACGTCTACGAGCATGGACCGCTGCCCGAGTGTGTGGCGCTGCTGGTGTCTGGAGGTCATACCCACCTGTTGCATGTGCGTTCACTCGGGGCGCCCATCGTCGAGCTGGGCAGCACCGTCGACGATGCCGCCGGGGAGGCGTACGACAAGGTGGCGCGCCTACTGGGCTTGGGCTATCCAGGCGGCAAGGTGCTCGACGACCTGGCTCGCACCTGCGGCCGGGAGGCCGCAGAGATCCCCGTGTTCCCGCGCGGCATGACCGGGCCGGCCGACGACCCGAACACGTTCAGCTTCTCGGGGCTCAAAACCGCCGTCGCGCGGTATGTCGAGAGTCATCCCGACGCGCTGACGGCCGATGTCGCCGCCGGGTTTCAAGAGGCCGTCGCCGATGTGTTGACCATGAAGGCGGTGCGTGCGGCGACAAGGCTCGGCGTTTCGACTCTGCTGATCGCCGGGGGAGTGGCCGCGAATTCGCGGCTGCGAGAGCTGGCCGCGCAGCGCTGCGCGGCGGCGGGGCTGACGCTGCGGATCCCCAGGCCTCGGCTTTGCACCGACAACGGGGCGATGATCGCCGCGTTCGCCGCGCAGCTGCTAGCTGCGGCCGCGCCGCCGTCACCGCTGGATGTGCCCAGCGACCCGGGTCTCCCGGTGGTGAAAGGGCAGGTTAGGTGA
- the groES gene encoding co-chaperone GroES, translated as MAKVKIKPLEDKILVQASEAETTTASGLVIPDTAKEKPQEGTVVAVGPGRWDEDGAKRIPVDVSEGDTVIYSKYGGTEIKYNGEEYLILSARDVLAVVSK; from the coding sequence GTGGCGAAGGTGAAGATCAAGCCACTCGAGGACAAGATTCTCGTGCAGGCCAGCGAGGCCGAGACCACGACCGCGTCCGGTCTGGTCATTCCTGACACCGCCAAGGAGAAGCCGCAGGAAGGCACCGTTGTCGCAGTCGGCCCCGGCCGGTGGGACGAGGACGGCGCGAAGCGGATCCCGGTGGACGTGTCGGAGGGTGACACCGTCATCTACAGCAAGTACGGCGGCACCGAGATCAAGTACAACGGCGAGGAATACCTGATCCTGTCGGCACGCGACGTGCTGGCTGTCGTATCCAAGTAA
- the groL gene encoding chaperonin GroEL (60 kDa chaperone family; promotes refolding of misfolded polypeptides especially under stressful conditions; forms two stacked rings of heptamers to form a barrel-shaped 14mer; ends can be capped by GroES; misfolded proteins enter the barrel where they are refolded when GroES binds), producing the protein MSKLIEYDETARRAMEVGMNKLADTVRVTLGPRGRHVVLAKAFGGPTITNDGVTVAREIDLEDPFENLGAQLVKSVATKTNDVAGDGTTTATVLAQALVKGGLRMVAAGVNPIALGAGISKAADAVSEALLAAATPVAGKDAIAQVATVSSRDEQIGALVGEGMNKVGVDGVVSVEESSTLNTELEFTEGVGFDKGFLSAYFVTDFDSQRAVLDDPLILLHQEKISSLPDLLPMLEKVAESGKPLLIVAEDIEGEALATLVVNSIRKTLKAVAVKSPFFGDRRKAFLEDLAIVTGGQVVNPDAGLVLREVGTDVLGSARRVVVTKDDTIIVDGGGSNDAVAKRVKQLRAEIEASDSEWDREKLQERVAKLAGGVAVIKVGAATETALKERKESVEDAVAAAKAALEEGIIAGGGSALIQSGAVLKQLRASLTGDEALGVDVFSDALKAPLYWIATNAGLDGAVVVDKVSGLPAGHGLNASTLSYGDLAADGVVDPVKVTRSAVLNAASVARMVLTTETAVVDKPAKAEERDHHGHAH; encoded by the coding sequence ATGAGCAAGCTGATTGAGTACGACGAAACCGCGCGTCGTGCCATGGAGGTGGGCATGAACAAGCTCGCCGACACGGTGCGGGTAACACTTGGGCCGCGCGGCCGACATGTGGTGCTGGCCAAGGCATTCGGCGGGCCCACCATCACCAACGACGGCGTCACCGTCGCGCGTGAGATCGACCTAGAGGACCCGTTCGAGAACCTGGGCGCCCAGCTGGTGAAGTCGGTGGCCACCAAAACCAACGACGTCGCTGGTGACGGCACCACCACCGCGACCGTGTTGGCGCAGGCGCTGGTCAAGGGCGGCCTGCGCATGGTCGCCGCCGGTGTCAACCCGATCGCCCTGGGTGCAGGCATCAGCAAGGCCGCCGACGCGGTGTCCGAGGCACTGCTGGCGGCGGCCACCCCGGTGGCCGGCAAGGACGCCATCGCGCAGGTCGCGACGGTCTCCTCGCGCGACGAGCAGATCGGTGCGCTGGTCGGCGAGGGAATGAACAAGGTCGGTGTCGACGGTGTCGTCAGCGTCGAAGAATCGTCGACGCTGAACACCGAGCTGGAGTTCACCGAGGGCGTCGGCTTCGACAAAGGTTTCCTGTCGGCGTATTTCGTGACCGACTTCGACTCGCAGCGGGCCGTGCTCGACGATCCGCTGATCCTGCTGCACCAGGAGAAGATCAGCTCGCTGCCTGACCTGCTGCCGATGCTCGAGAAGGTCGCCGAATCAGGCAAGCCGCTGCTGATCGTTGCCGAAGACATCGAGGGCGAGGCATTGGCGACTTTGGTCGTCAACTCGATCCGCAAGACGCTCAAGGCCGTCGCGGTCAAGTCGCCGTTCTTCGGCGACCGGCGCAAGGCCTTCCTCGAGGATCTGGCGATCGTGACGGGCGGCCAGGTGGTCAACCCCGACGCTGGCCTGGTGCTGCGCGAGGTGGGCACCGACGTGCTGGGCTCGGCCCGCCGCGTGGTGGTCACCAAGGACGACACGATCATCGTCGACGGCGGCGGCTCCAACGACGCCGTGGCCAAGCGGGTCAAGCAGCTGCGGGCCGAGATCGAGGCCAGCGACTCGGAATGGGATCGCGAAAAGCTGCAGGAGCGCGTGGCCAAGCTAGCCGGTGGCGTGGCCGTCATCAAGGTGGGGGCCGCCACCGAGACGGCGCTGAAGGAGCGCAAGGAAAGCGTCGAGGACGCCGTCGCGGCCGCGAAGGCGGCCCTCGAGGAGGGCATCATCGCGGGCGGCGGATCGGCGCTCATCCAGTCCGGCGCGGTGCTCAAGCAGTTGCGTGCGTCGCTGACCGGGGACGAAGCCCTCGGCGTCGACGTCTTTTCCGACGCGCTCAAGGCACCGCTGTACTGGATTGCCACCAACGCCGGGTTGGACGGCGCGGTGGTGGTCGACAAGGTCAGCGGGCTGCCCGCCGGGCATGGACTGAATGCCAGCACGTTGAGCTACGGCGACTTGGCCGCCGATGGTGTCGTCGACCCGGTCAAGGTCACCAGGTCAGCGGTGCTCAACGCGGCCTCGGTGGCGCGGATGGTGCTCACCACCGAGACCGCGGTGGTGGACAAGCCCGCCAAGGCGGAAGAGCGCGACCACCACGGCCACGCGCACTAA